The Pseudomonas orientalis genome contains a region encoding:
- the garD gene encoding galactarate dehydratase, which translates to MQLIEHADSPRSIRLHERDNVVIVVNDQGVPAGTEFPDGLVTVDFIPQSHKVTLEDIPEGGRIIRYGQTIGYALAPIPRGSWVQEDQLRMPTAPPLDSLPLSTDVPETQAPLEGFTFEGYRNADGTVGTRNILGITTTVQCVTGVLDHAVQRIKDELLPRYPHVDDVVALTHSYGCGVAITATDAYIPIRTVRNLARNPNLGGEALVISLGCEKLQAGQVMHDNDSSVDLSEPWLYRLQDSSHGFTEMIEQIMALAEVRLKKLDQRRRETVPASELILGMQCGGSDAFSGITANPALGYASDLLLRAGATVMFSEVTEVRDAIYLLTSRAETKEVAEELVREMDWYDRYLAKGEADRSANTTPGNKKGGLSNIVEKSLGSIVKSGSSAINGVLGPGERFKTKGLIFCATPASDFVCGTLQLAAGMNLHVFTTGRGTPYGLAMAPVVKVSTRTELAQRWPDLIDIDAGRIATGRASIEELGWELFHFYLDVASGRKQTWAEQHKLHNDITLFNPAPIT; encoded by the coding sequence ATGCAGTTGATTGAACATGCCGACTCGCCGCGCTCGATTCGCCTGCACGAGCGCGACAATGTGGTGATCGTGGTGAACGACCAGGGCGTGCCGGCCGGGACCGAGTTCCCGGACGGCCTGGTCACCGTGGACTTCATCCCGCAGAGCCACAAAGTGACCCTGGAAGATATCCCCGAAGGCGGCCGGATCATTCGCTACGGCCAGACGATCGGCTATGCCCTGGCGCCGATCCCGCGTGGCAGCTGGGTGCAGGAAGACCAGTTGCGCATGCCCACCGCGCCGCCGCTGGACAGCCTGCCGCTGTCCACCGACGTACCTGAAACCCAGGCGCCGCTGGAGGGGTTCACCTTCGAGGGCTATCGCAACGCCGATGGCACCGTGGGCACGCGCAATATCCTGGGCATTACCACCACCGTGCAGTGCGTGACCGGCGTGCTGGACCATGCCGTCCAGCGCATCAAGGATGAATTGCTGCCCAGGTACCCGCATGTCGATGATGTGGTGGCGCTGACCCACAGCTACGGCTGCGGAGTGGCGATCACGGCCACGGATGCCTACATTCCGATCCGTACCGTGCGCAACCTGGCGCGCAACCCGAACCTGGGCGGCGAAGCCCTGGTGATCAGCCTGGGCTGCGAGAAGTTGCAGGCCGGGCAAGTGATGCACGACAACGACAGCTCCGTCGACCTGAGCGAGCCCTGGCTGTACCGGTTGCAGGATTCCAGCCACGGCTTTACCGAGATGATCGAGCAGATCATGGCGCTGGCCGAAGTCCGCTTGAAAAAGCTCGACCAGCGCCGCCGCGAAACGGTGCCGGCGTCCGAGCTGATCCTGGGCATGCAATGCGGCGGCAGTGATGCGTTTTCAGGCATCACCGCCAACCCGGCGCTGGGTTATGCATCCGACCTGCTGCTGCGGGCCGGGGCGACGGTGATGTTTTCGGAAGTCACCGAAGTCCGCGATGCCATCTACCTGCTGACTTCTCGCGCAGAGACGAAGGAAGTTGCCGAGGAGTTGGTGCGTGAAATGGACTGGTACGACCGTTACCTGGCCAAGGGCGAGGCGGATCGCAGCGCCAATACCACGCCGGGCAACAAGAAGGGCGGGCTGTCGAATATCGTCGAAAAGTCCCTGGGCTCCATCGTCAAGTCCGGCAGCAGCGCGATCAACGGCGTGCTCGGCCCAGGCGAGCGCTTCAAGACCAAGGGCCTGATTTTTTGCGCAACCCCGGCCAGTGATTTTGTATGCGGCACCTTGCAACTGGCGGCGGGGATGAACCTGCATGTGTTCACCACCGGACGAGGCACGCCTTACGGGCTGGCGATGGCGCCGGTGGTGAAGGTCTCGACCCGTACGGAGTTGGCGCAACGCTGGCCGGACCTGATCGATATCGACGCCGGGCGCATCGCCACCGGGCGCGCGAGCATCGAGGAACTGGGCTGGGAGTTGTTTCACTTCTACCTGGATGTGGCCAGCGGCAGGAAGCAGACGTGGGCGGAGCAGCACAAGTTGCATAACGACATCACGCTGTTCAACCCGGCGCCGATTACCTGA
- a CDS encoding AEC family transporter: MLAIFLTTLTITAPVFAMLFLGVLLKRINWINDNFIHTASSLVFNVTMPALLFLGILHADLHAALKPGLLIYFAVATLVSFAMAWGWAIFRCKREDRGIYTQGAFRGNNGVIGLALAASMYGDYGISLGAILAALVILFYNTLSTIVLAVYSPVIKSDPWSIFKSVVANPLIISVIVAAPFAYFQIGLPGWLEKSLGYLADTTLPLALICIGGTLSLAALRKSGNMALSASLMKMVWLPVIATLGAWLLGFRGPELGILFLYFGAPTAAASFVMARAAEGNHELAAAIIVITTLMAAITTNIGIFVLQAGGWI; the protein is encoded by the coding sequence ATGCTGGCAATCTTTCTCACCACCCTGACCATCACCGCGCCAGTGTTCGCCATGCTGTTTCTCGGTGTGCTGCTCAAGCGCATCAACTGGATCAACGACAACTTTATCCATACCGCCTCGTCCCTGGTGTTCAACGTCACCATGCCGGCGCTGCTGTTCCTGGGCATCCTGCATGCCGACCTGCATGCGGCGCTCAAGCCGGGTTTGCTGATTTATTTTGCCGTGGCCACGCTGGTGAGCTTTGCCATGGCGTGGGGCTGGGCGATTTTCCGCTGCAAGCGCGAAGACCGGGGCATCTACACCCAGGGCGCGTTTCGCGGCAATAACGGGGTGATCGGGCTGGCGCTGGCCGCCAGCATGTACGGCGACTACGGTATTTCCCTCGGTGCGATTCTTGCGGCGTTGGTGATCCTGTTCTACAACACCCTCTCAACCATTGTGCTGGCGGTGTACAGCCCGGTGATCAAGTCCGACCCGTGGAGTATTTTCAAGAGTGTGGTGGCCAACCCGCTGATCATCAGCGTGATCGTGGCCGCGCCGTTTGCGTACTTCCAGATCGGCCTGCCCGGCTGGCTGGAAAAGTCCCTGGGGTATCTGGCGGACACCACGCTGCCCCTGGCACTGATCTGCATCGGCGGCACCTTGTCCCTGGCGGCGCTGCGCAAGAGCGGCAACATGGCCTTGAGCGCGAGCCTGATGAAGATGGTCTGGTTGCCGGTGATAGCCACACTGGGCGCGTGGCTGCTGGGGTTCCGTGGGCCGGAGTTGGGGATTCTGTTTCTGTACTTCGGCGCGCCGACGGCGGCGGCGAGTTTCGTGATGGCCAGGGCGGCCGAGGGTAATCATGAGCTGGCGGCGGCGATTATCGTGATCACCACCTTGATGGCGGCGATAACCACGAACATCGGCATCTTTGTGCTGCAGGCGGGCGGCTGGATCTGA